The Acidicapsa ligni genome has a window encoding:
- a CDS encoding response regulator has translation MEPKAAVQKIRILVVDDHQMVRDGVLASVKGQPDMEIVGEATCGQEAVTQFFQTRPDVTLMDLRLPDMSGHEAITQIRETFPNARIIVLTTYQGDVQAVKAFKAGAMAYLLKSSLRKDLLTTIRAVQAGRKVIPPDIAVAMASYVADDELSARELQILRHVAEGLSNKLIADRLSLSPDTVKSHLANTMAKLNANDRTHAVTIAIKRGYFDLDV, from the coding sequence ATGGAGCCAAAAGCTGCGGTTCAAAAAATCCGTATCCTAGTGGTCGACGATCATCAGATGGTGAGAGACGGCGTACTCGCCTCAGTGAAAGGTCAACCTGACATGGAAATCGTCGGCGAAGCCACATGCGGTCAAGAAGCGGTGACACAGTTTTTTCAAACTCGACCCGATGTCACATTGATGGATCTTCGTCTTCCAGATATGTCAGGGCACGAAGCAATCACGCAGATTCGAGAGACATTTCCGAATGCCCGCATCATCGTGCTAACGACGTATCAGGGCGACGTACAAGCGGTTAAGGCTTTCAAAGCGGGCGCGATGGCCTATCTGCTCAAGAGCTCTCTACGAAAAGACTTGCTGACCACAATACGAGCCGTGCAGGCTGGAAGAAAAGTGATCCCGCCGGATATCGCCGTTGCTATGGCTTCGTACGTGGCCGATGATGAACTCTCTGCGCGAGAGTTGCAGATTCTCAGACATGTTGCAGAGGGTCTGTCGAACAAGCTCATCGCTGATCGTCTCTCGCTCAGCCCTGACACGGTAAAGTCGCATCTTGCGAATACGATGGCGAAACTCAATGCAAATGATCGGACACACGCAGTGACCATTGCTATAAAGAGAGGTTATTTTGACTTGGATGTTTGA
- a CDS encoding AEC family transporter → MNISRLFAALIPIFFVLILGYVAGRRHTFNSEQASGFSKLALGFALPATLFVNMTDIPKNLLLQQSGLVVALFISHIGLFLLALFAMEQIPSLKGTPAAIYALMLSSSAAPVFGIQVLRPLLGETSAGTVSLVALSIDFVIPLAIIFLEMNSAPGSSALNQDSPIAMGIKNGLKSPLLWAPVLGILSVLVGIHVPTEVSSSLSMIGSATAGVAVFTVGLILAAHAFRFSRAVVLGTIGRITIQTALLFALLRWMHISGPFAREALVCASFPMATVVVLFAAKYKTLEDETASILLLSTTSLFVTVPVTLFMSS, encoded by the coding sequence GTGAATATCAGTAGGTTATTTGCGGCACTGATTCCTATATTCTTCGTGCTGATCCTCGGCTACGTTGCAGGCAGACGACACACCTTCAACTCCGAACAAGCATCGGGCTTCAGTAAATTGGCGCTGGGTTTCGCATTGCCCGCTACTCTTTTCGTTAACATGACGGATATTCCCAAAAATCTTCTTCTTCAGCAGAGTGGTCTCGTCGTTGCTCTTTTCATCTCTCATATTGGCTTGTTCCTTTTGGCGCTGTTCGCCATGGAGCAAATTCCTTCGCTCAAGGGAACCCCGGCTGCTATTTACGCGCTAATGCTTTCAAGTTCTGCTGCGCCTGTCTTTGGCATCCAAGTCTTGCGCCCCCTGCTCGGAGAGACCAGCGCGGGCACTGTAAGTCTGGTCGCTCTGTCGATTGATTTCGTGATCCCCCTAGCTATCATTTTTCTCGAGATGAATAGTGCGCCGGGCTCAAGTGCGCTTAATCAGGATTCGCCCATCGCTATGGGAATCAAGAATGGCCTCAAGTCGCCTTTACTGTGGGCTCCCGTCTTGGGAATTCTCTCTGTCCTGGTAGGAATCCACGTCCCCACGGAAGTTTCGAGTTCATTGTCCATGATTGGTTCCGCAACCGCCGGTGTTGCGGTATTCACCGTTGGCCTCATTCTCGCCGCTCATGCCTTCCGGTTCTCCAGAGCCGTCGTACTGGGAACAATAGGCCGCATCACCATACAGACTGCGCTGCTTTTCGCACTACTACGATGGATGCATATAAGCGGGCCGTTCGCTCGCGAAGCCTTGGTATGCGCGAGCTTTCCCATGGCTACAGTCGTCGTTCTGTTCGCGGCAAAGTACAAGACTTTGGAGGACGAGACAGCCTCGATTCTCCTACTTTCCACAACCTCGCTGTTTGTGACCGTGCCGGTCACTCTTTTCATGAGTAGTTGA
- a CDS encoding sensor histidine kinase — protein sequence MDHFAILYKSTDIDHVDQMLPPERCLGTWSNQSLVRVIAPLLSHDIRHHLSIVYCNAEFMSESAIETERKQLFEELKLAIGDVTKLLDFILFNARRAVPLKDVTESFNRLIDEIAAAIRPHPHATGVNISIRDSPSIAAHFNKTIVSSAVYNLVLNACHASRCAAEPGRVEISLHDEPSFVCIRVRDNGSGVPAWMRKSLSLPIDAADMQDGRGLGITIVTYVAREYGGSLQVEASSPGYTILALRFAKTVLASRRHASSIREAE from the coding sequence ATGGATCATTTTGCAATCCTCTACAAGTCCACTGATATCGACCATGTCGATCAGATGCTCCCTCCTGAACGCTGTTTAGGCACATGGTCGAACCAATCATTAGTCAGGGTCATTGCCCCGTTGTTATCCCACGACATACGACATCATCTTTCGATTGTTTACTGCAATGCGGAGTTCATGAGTGAGTCTGCAATAGAGACCGAACGCAAGCAACTCTTCGAAGAACTGAAACTAGCCATAGGCGATGTGACTAAGCTGCTTGATTTCATTCTTTTTAATGCTAGGAGAGCCGTTCCACTGAAAGATGTGACGGAATCTTTCAATCGCTTAATTGACGAGATTGCGGCAGCAATCCGTCCGCATCCACATGCTACAGGGGTAAACATTTCGATTCGCGATTCACCGTCGATCGCCGCCCATTTCAACAAGACAATCGTCAGCAGCGCTGTGTACAACTTGGTGCTGAATGCCTGTCACGCATCCCGGTGTGCTGCCGAACCCGGCAGGGTCGAGATATCGCTTCACGATGAACCATCATTTGTCTGTATTCGTGTAAGGGACAATGGCTCCGGCGTTCCCGCATGGATGCGGAAGAGTTTGTCTTTGCCGATCGACGCGGCAGATATGCAGGATGGGAGAGGGCTGGGCATCACGATCGTTACATATGTCGCTCGTGAGTATGGTGGGAGTCTTCAGGTTGAAGCGAGTTCTCCCGGCTACACAATATTAGCTCTACGATTTGCAAAGACCGTCCTTGCTTCTCGAAGACACGCAAGCTCCATACGGGAGGCTGAATGA
- the budA gene encoding acetolactate decarboxylase has protein sequence MPTLNCQISQSLQTVLEQRSKDSGESIDHLVTSTLSRCLGVPLHTLFQVSTSAALVQGIYERAVSSSDLLNYGDLGLGTFDNLDGEMVVLDGSIYQVRGNGTVARVVDDTGTPFAVVVRFVADQDQTIESVTSLEYLTRACDRYRDSNNLFYAFRIDGRFKHIHTRAMKPTLNGIPLAQAATTQPEFNFKDIEGTLVGIWAPLFSKTFNIVGYHFHFLSEDRTKGGHLLECSGTNLRVRVERLNDFHLALPESEEFLRADLTKDTSKDLAFAEQTRQKEKA, from the coding sequence ATGCCTACTCTCAATTGTCAGATTTCGCAATCTCTCCAAACAGTCCTTGAGCAGCGATCCAAGGATAGCGGCGAATCTATCGACCATCTTGTCACGAGTACATTGTCGCGGTGCCTCGGTGTTCCGCTTCACACACTCTTCCAGGTTTCTACATCAGCAGCGTTAGTTCAAGGCATCTACGAAAGAGCCGTCTCCAGCAGCGATCTGCTCAACTATGGTGACCTCGGGCTTGGCACATTCGATAACCTCGACGGCGAGATGGTCGTGCTCGACGGCAGTATCTATCAAGTGCGCGGCAACGGCACCGTTGCTAGGGTTGTCGACGATACAGGAACACCTTTCGCTGTGGTCGTTCGCTTTGTAGCAGACCAAGATCAGACCATAGAATCCGTTACGAGCCTGGAATATCTCACTCGGGCCTGCGATCGGTATCGCGATTCCAACAATCTCTTCTACGCCTTCCGCATCGATGGTCGTTTCAAGCACATTCATACCCGAGCTATGAAGCCGACATTGAATGGGATTCCACTGGCGCAAGCTGCCACGACTCAGCCTGAGTTCAATTTCAAGGATATCGAAGGAACGCTCGTGGGCATTTGGGCTCCTCTGTTCTCCAAGACATTCAATATTGTCGGCTATCACTTTCATTTTCTCTCGGAGGACCGCACCAAGGGAGGGCACCTGCTCGAGTGCAGCGGCACAAACCTTCGCGTGCGTGTTGAGAGGCTGAACGATTTCCATCTCGCTCTCCCTGAGTCAGAAGAATTTCTACGAGCCGACCTCACGAAAGACACCTCCAAAGATCTTGCCTTCGCAGAGCAAACACGTCAAAAGGAAAAAGCCTAA
- a CDS encoding cupin domain-containing protein, giving the protein MKNEMDKTIIENHSRRRFLGAGSAALAAVAVTGLTADAQERANIRKAEHDHSSSNPGQENKTILDENPNSNMPPPTDSGDTVPIWYSFDLTKKRVEEGGWTHQVTEREFPSSRDIAGVNMRLTAGSFRELHWHTADEWAYVLYGSARVTVMNPDGSMFIEDVSEGDLWVFPAGYPHSIQGLGPDGTEFLLVFPQGSFSEDGTFLLSEWVAHTPPEVLRKNFGLDDAALAKLPTGALYIFPGELPGTLDRDKTQIGKALENRLQYTFKMKSMLPTKATSGGEVRIVDSRNFPVSRNIAAGLVTIKPGGMRELHWHPTSSEWQFYVAGKGRMTVFTPVGNARTMDYNANDVGYVPAVAGHYVENTGDTDLVFLELFASDLFQDVSLNNWLRHLPAEVVAQHLNLDAGSIKKIPEEKQVVLK; this is encoded by the coding sequence ATGAAAAACGAAATGGATAAAACCATCATAGAAAACCACTCTCGAAGGAGATTTCTGGGAGCCGGCTCGGCGGCGCTAGCAGCAGTGGCAGTCACTGGACTTACTGCGGATGCGCAGGAGCGAGCAAATATTCGAAAAGCGGAGCACGACCATTCATCGAGTAATCCAGGGCAAGAGAATAAGACGATTCTGGACGAGAATCCTAATTCCAACATGCCGCCTCCAACTGATTCTGGCGATACAGTGCCCATCTGGTATTCCTTCGATTTAACCAAGAAGAGGGTAGAAGAAGGTGGCTGGACACATCAGGTGACAGAACGCGAGTTTCCATCTTCAAGAGACATAGCGGGTGTCAATATGCGATTAACTGCGGGAAGTTTCCGCGAATTGCATTGGCATACGGCAGACGAGTGGGCCTATGTGCTCTATGGCAGCGCGCGGGTGACAGTGATGAATCCAGACGGGTCGATGTTCATTGAGGACGTAAGCGAAGGGGATCTCTGGGTCTTTCCGGCAGGATACCCTCACTCCATTCAGGGACTTGGCCCGGACGGCACCGAATTCCTTTTGGTATTTCCTCAAGGATCATTTTCCGAAGATGGTACGTTTCTTCTCTCGGAATGGGTTGCACACACACCCCCAGAGGTGTTGAGAAAGAACTTCGGTCTGGACGACGCGGCTCTGGCAAAATTGCCAACCGGTGCGCTCTACATCTTTCCGGGAGAACTGCCTGGGACGCTCGATCGGGATAAAACGCAGATTGGCAAAGCGCTGGAAAATCGACTTCAATATACCTTCAAGATGAAGTCTATGCTGCCTACGAAGGCAACGAGCGGCGGTGAAGTTCGTATTGTGGATTCGCGAAATTTCCCCGTCTCGAGGAATATTGCCGCAGGGTTAGTGACGATCAAGCCTGGCGGGATGCGTGAACTCCACTGGCATCCAACATCCTCGGAATGGCAGTTTTATGTAGCAGGTAAGGGAAGGATGACGGTCTTTACCCCGGTTGGTAACGCACGAACCATGGATTACAACGCCAATGATGTGGGCTACGTTCCGGCTGTTGCCGGCCATTACGTCGAAAATACGGGAGATACAGATCTCGTCTTTCTAGAGCTTTTTGCTTCCGACCTGTTCCAGGACGTGTCGCTGAACAATTGGTTGAGGCATCTCCCTGCCGAAGTTGTCGCACAACATCTGAATCTGGATGCAGGCAGCATTAAGAAAATACCCGAAGAGAAACAAGTAGTCCTGAAATAG
- a CDS encoding sensor histidine kinase, with protein sequence MAPDFHGGVWIGFPSRGRGLGLEHLTDGHFQPVQTSELSGADLEVNVILSKKDGTLWIGTERDGILRVSGNGVERYDSKNGLSGDSVRKFFEDREGDLWVVTNKGIDRFRDSSVITYSSAQHLSLDYSDAALATHDGSIWTITKSGADIIRGRPLPRLTDRVHLPGTQGTSIFEDRNGSIWLGMDTELYRITKHSVTRIRAKDGSSVGIVGRMAEDEQGNVWISTFRMKVDNTILSYVKPNESVARRFAAALGMSNVTMSDIRSGIWILDRSGNIAHIEGGKVEPERNKLLEHKHLYGLMQGPDGTLYIWCKEGLVLIRGVEGRFIPDPQFASCKLHESIFDLSGSLWAAGKCGLLRIQKGEVEQWWNVPNARPWHRLFFDGEDGYNVNLGDFSPVLSRSPDGKLWFATANGLEVVDPAHLYFNSLPPPVVIESLIADHVRVPRLASNDFAAGTRDIQIDYTALSFPNPAKVLFRYKLDGHDKDWQDAGTRRQAFYTNLGPGHYSFQVIACNNSGVWNQQGNSIQFDIEPAWYQTLWFRLVTAALIVCVLVSVYLRRSQAIAERIELRVSERMSERMRISRELHDTLLQAIQGIVLSFSSFTSRVSPDVKQEMERSLDDAEWLLVSGRDRIKEMRGNFSQDGNVTAEIHRVVDGLFKDDRCKVTVTVHGDPVPLNSIVHDEAVWIAREAITNACRHSNAQHLDIQISYALKDFRLSIQDDGIGMDANAFLAHYSGHFGLVGMHERAEAIGGRFSARSNGGKGTSIVLSLPAPIAFAPRRNWWSKLFHSR encoded by the coding sequence TTGGCTCCTGATTTTCATGGGGGCGTCTGGATCGGCTTTCCTTCGCGTGGCAGGGGTTTGGGTCTCGAACACCTCACCGATGGACACTTTCAACCCGTCCAAACTTCCGAGCTCAGCGGCGCTGACCTCGAAGTAAATGTCATTCTCAGCAAGAAAGATGGAACTTTATGGATTGGAACGGAGAGGGACGGCATCCTGCGGGTCAGTGGGAATGGGGTGGAGCGTTACGACTCCAAGAACGGCCTTTCTGGAGATTCCGTCAGGAAGTTTTTCGAGGATCGAGAAGGTGATCTCTGGGTGGTAACCAACAAGGGGATCGATCGGTTCAGAGATAGCAGCGTCATTACTTATTCAAGCGCGCAGCATCTTAGTCTCGACTATTCTGATGCTGCTCTCGCAACCCACGACGGCAGCATATGGACCATCACAAAGAGTGGAGCAGATATTATTCGCGGACGCCCTTTACCGCGACTTACAGATAGAGTGCATCTTCCTGGAACACAGGGAACTTCAATTTTTGAGGACAGAAACGGGTCTATTTGGTTAGGCATGGACACCGAGCTCTATCGAATAACAAAGCATTCGGTCACACGAATCCGCGCCAAAGATGGGAGCTCGGTCGGCATCGTGGGACGCATGGCGGAAGATGAGCAGGGCAACGTCTGGATCTCAACTTTCAGAATGAAGGTTGACAATACGATTCTCTCCTACGTGAAGCCTAACGAAAGTGTGGCGCGACGTTTTGCCGCAGCACTTGGAATGTCAAATGTCACTATGTCGGACATACGTTCGGGCATTTGGATATTAGATCGATCGGGCAACATCGCTCATATCGAGGGCGGAAAGGTTGAGCCCGAGCGGAACAAGTTACTAGAACACAAACATCTATACGGTCTCATGCAAGGGCCTGATGGGACGCTATACATATGGTGTAAAGAGGGCTTGGTCCTCATCCGGGGAGTTGAAGGAAGATTCATTCCAGACCCACAGTTCGCGTCCTGCAAGTTACATGAATCTATCTTTGATCTGAGCGGATCTTTGTGGGCGGCGGGCAAATGCGGGCTCCTTCGAATCCAGAAGGGTGAAGTTGAACAATGGTGGAACGTTCCAAATGCGCGTCCTTGGCATCGGCTCTTTTTTGACGGAGAGGACGGATATAACGTTAATTTGGGCGACTTTTCGCCGGTCCTATCCCGGTCTCCGGATGGAAAGCTTTGGTTTGCAACCGCGAATGGCTTGGAGGTTGTGGATCCAGCACACCTTTACTTCAATTCTCTACCGCCTCCGGTGGTAATCGAGTCATTGATAGCCGATCATGTGCGAGTACCACGGCTCGCCTCAAATGATTTTGCGGCGGGAACGCGCGACATCCAAATCGATTACACAGCGCTGAGCTTCCCCAATCCCGCAAAGGTTTTGTTTCGGTACAAGCTTGACGGGCACGATAAGGACTGGCAAGACGCTGGCACGCGTCGCCAGGCTTTTTATACAAATCTCGGTCCGGGTCACTATTCATTTCAGGTGATCGCCTGCAATAACAGTGGAGTGTGGAACCAACAGGGGAACTCTATCCAGTTCGACATCGAGCCTGCCTGGTATCAGACCTTGTGGTTTCGTTTGGTCACAGCAGCTTTGATCGTCTGTGTTCTTGTCAGCGTGTATCTCCGTCGAAGTCAAGCGATCGCAGAGAGAATTGAGTTACGCGTCAGCGAACGAATGTCTGAGCGGATGCGCATATCGCGAGAGCTGCACGATACTCTTCTGCAGGCGATCCAGGGAATTGTTCTAAGCTTCTCCAGCTTTACGAGTCGTGTGTCGCCAGACGTTAAACAGGAAATGGAGCGCTCTTTAGATGATGCGGAGTGGCTTCTTGTTTCAGGCAGAGATCGTATCAAGGAGATGAGAGGGAACTTTTCACAGGACGGGAATGTGACAGCCGAGATTCATCGGGTAGTAGACGGTCTATTCAAGGATGACAGATGCAAAGTCACGGTGACGGTCCATGGGGATCCCGTACCGTTGAACTCCATCGTTCACGATGAGGCCGTGTGGATCGCTCGAGAAGCCATTACAAACGCTTGCCGACATTCCAATGCTCAACATCTCGACATTCAAATCTCATATGCACTCAAAGACTTTAGGCTGTCGATCCAGGATGATGGCATAGGTATGGATGCGAATGCATTTCTTGCGCACTACAGCGGGCACTTTGGTCTCGTAGGCATGCATGAAAGGGCAGAGGCAATAGGTGGACGCTTCAGTGCCCGCAGCAATGGTGGAAAGGGAACGTCAATTGTTCTCTCGCTTCCGGCTCCGATCGCCTTTGCCCCGCGGCGGAATTGGTGGAGCAAGCTTTTCCACTCCCGGTAA
- a CDS encoding LysR family transcriptional regulator yields MNDWAEFCHFRYLLEILEHHGFLTVAEYFHTAQPNLSAQSKRFQENSGVHLYKKSKDGRIRLTETRRRVWPIRLPKTFSMLAMKRLRR; encoded by the coding sequence ATGAACGATTGGGCCGAGTTTTGTCACTTCAGGTATCTGCTTGAGATTTTGGAACACCACGGTTTTCTAACTGTAGCTGAGTACTTTCATACGGCGCAGCCTAACCTGAGTGCGCAGTCAAAGCGATTCCAGGAAAACTCTGGTGTGCACCTCTACAAAAAGAGCAAGGATGGTCGTATAAGGCTCACCGAAACCCGGCGTCGCGTTTGGCCGATTCGATTACCCAAGACGTTCTCGATGCTAGCGATGAAGCGATTGCGGCGCTGA
- the alsS gene encoding acetolactate synthase AlsS yields MSSDKQQTKQFSGADVLVKTLEQQKVKWVFGVPGARIDKVFNTLVDSSIQTVVCRHEQNAAFIAGGIGRLTGKAGVAITTSGPGVSNLVTGLATANTEGDPVIAFSGAVPIADRLKKVHQSMDSVNLMRPVTKYSAEVDSPESVSEVITNAFRSAESDRPGAAFVSLPMDIMMAPARCDILTPPEYSGTGPADAAAIKEAARLINQAKTPVVLLGLLASKQENAVEVHVLIDRGRLPVIGTFQAAGAVSTNLFSNFGGRVGQINNQPADEILAAGDLIITIGYDPVEYWPALWNKGITRTIIHVDALPADIDNSYSPTVELIGNIAATIQLLTPLIAPRAPDPSIKKQLDKIAQSREELARSSAMMNGIPVHPLRLVSELHRILTPDMTLCLDMGSFHLWIARYLYSFRARQVLISNGQQTLGVALPWAIAAALLRPAEKVLSVSGDGGFLFSGMELETAVRLQSNLIHMICIDGTYDMVAVQEVAKYGRPSGTTFGPVDPVQYAEAFGARGFIIRSPDQIAPVLKKAFDIPGPVLIGVHVDYRDNHKLFEQVNERSIH; encoded by the coding sequence ATGTCCAGCGATAAACAGCAAACCAAGCAGTTCAGCGGCGCAGATGTCCTTGTCAAAACCTTGGAACAGCAGAAGGTGAAATGGGTCTTCGGAGTGCCAGGAGCGAGGATCGACAAGGTATTTAACACTCTCGTTGATTCCTCGATTCAAACCGTCGTTTGCCGCCACGAGCAGAACGCCGCCTTCATCGCGGGAGGTATAGGACGCTTGACCGGCAAAGCCGGTGTGGCAATCACTACTTCTGGTCCAGGAGTCTCGAACCTTGTTACCGGACTTGCCACAGCAAACACTGAAGGGGATCCAGTGATCGCGTTCAGCGGGGCGGTACCCATCGCCGACAGACTGAAGAAGGTTCATCAGTCGATGGACTCAGTGAATCTCATGAGGCCGGTAACCAAGTATAGCGCTGAGGTCGATTCGCCGGAATCAGTCTCGGAAGTAATCACGAATGCGTTTCGCAGCGCAGAGTCAGACAGGCCAGGCGCAGCCTTTGTGAGTCTACCTATGGACATTATGATGGCACCTGCCAGGTGCGATATTCTCACTCCACCCGAGTACTCTGGTACCGGCCCCGCGGACGCCGCCGCAATTAAGGAAGCCGCCCGTCTTATTAATCAGGCGAAGACTCCAGTTGTTCTGCTCGGCTTGTTAGCGAGTAAACAGGAAAACGCTGTTGAAGTTCATGTGCTGATTGATCGCGGAAGGCTTCCGGTAATCGGAACCTTTCAAGCCGCGGGTGCTGTCTCGACAAATCTCTTCAGCAACTTTGGCGGGCGGGTTGGTCAAATCAACAATCAACCCGCAGATGAGATTCTTGCGGCGGGCGATCTGATCATCACCATAGGATATGACCCCGTCGAATACTGGCCGGCCCTCTGGAATAAAGGTATTACACGCACCATTATCCACGTGGACGCTCTTCCGGCAGATATCGACAACTCTTATAGCCCGACCGTAGAGCTGATAGGCAATATCGCCGCGACCATTCAGTTGTTGACTCCGCTTATCGCGCCTCGCGCTCCAGATCCATCCATCAAAAAGCAACTCGATAAGATCGCTCAGAGCCGCGAGGAACTGGCACGCTCGTCCGCAATGATGAATGGCATTCCTGTCCATCCGCTAAGGCTCGTCTCTGAGCTACATAGAATATTGACGCCCGATATGACTCTGTGTCTGGACATGGGCTCCTTTCACCTTTGGATAGCAAGGTACCTCTATAGCTTTCGCGCCAGACAGGTATTGATCAGCAATGGCCAGCAAACATTAGGTGTCGCGCTCCCATGGGCGATCGCGGCCGCGCTTCTGCGTCCTGCGGAGAAGGTCTTATCTGTTTCGGGTGATGGAGGTTTCCTCTTTTCCGGTATGGAGCTTGAAACCGCCGTCCGGCTTCAATCGAATCTCATTCACATGATCTGCATCGATGGAACTTATGACATGGTCGCTGTACAGGAAGTCGCAAAGTATGGCCGACCTTCGGGTACTACCTTTGGTCCAGTAGATCCTGTGCAATACGCAGAAGCCTTCGGCGCTCGCGGGTTCATCATTAGATCTCCAGATCAGATTGCTCCCGTACTCAAGAAAGCTTTCGACATTCCGGGACCAGTGCTTATTGGAGTACATGTTGATTATCGCGATAATCACAAGCTCTTCGAACAGGTAAACGAACGGAGCATCCATTAA
- a CDS encoding fumarylacetoacetate hydrolase family protein — protein MKQFARIQQGASVIPILVSGTELLDLRSLIPDITPEAIASGVLNEFDVASLKPITGEVQYLAPIHGVRQVPATGFNYKKHIQELKVPTPTEPEVFLKSQYCLTGPFDPIRRGPNPDVKLDWEVELAIVIGREAQDIKAEDAVDYIFGYVCLNDVSDRATQVDAERQHHLVRAKSRPTYGPIGPYLTTGIDPMNVDLWTKVNGNYEQQGNTSDMIFPVYEMLAYFSRHMRMVPGDILATGTPPGVGMGKNRFLAVGDILECGISNLGAQRHEIIG, from the coding sequence ATGAAACAATTTGCGCGTATCCAGCAAGGCGCTTCAGTTATTCCAATACTCGTCAGCGGCACCGAATTATTGGACCTACGATCCCTCATCCCCGATATCACACCCGAGGCGATAGCGAGTGGTGTCCTGAATGAATTCGATGTCGCATCGCTCAAGCCCATTACCGGGGAAGTGCAATATCTAGCACCTATTCACGGCGTACGCCAGGTGCCGGCGACGGGTTTCAACTACAAGAAACACATCCAGGAACTCAAAGTTCCAACTCCGACTGAGCCCGAAGTTTTTCTAAAATCGCAATATTGCCTGACTGGCCCTTTCGACCCGATTCGTCGTGGTCCAAATCCCGACGTCAAGCTAGATTGGGAAGTTGAGCTTGCAATTGTCATTGGTCGCGAGGCACAGGACATCAAAGCCGAGGATGCAGTTGACTACATTTTCGGTTATGTGTGTCTTAACGACGTTTCTGATCGTGCGACTCAAGTTGATGCCGAACGCCAGCACCACCTCGTTCGTGCTAAGTCCCGTCCCACGTATGGCCCAATCGGCCCGTATCTCACAACAGGTATCGATCCAATGAATGTTGACTTGTGGACGAAGGTCAATGGGAACTATGAGCAGCAAGGCAACACGAGTGACATGATATTTCCGGTCTACGAGATGCTTGCCTATTTCTCGCGCCACATGAGGATGGTTCCCGGCGATATTTTGGCGACTGGGACACCGCCGGGTGTAGGAATGGGCAAAAATCGCTTCCTTGCTGTGGGCGACATACTGGAGTGCGGCATTTCCAATCTTGGTGCCCAGCGGCACGAAATCATCGGATAA